From a single Candidatus Poribacteria bacterium genomic region:
- a CDS encoding peptidylprolyl isomerase — MRKSGSDLPIHHQHQYANAVSLCETNPPSRIRTLLVFMLKCVCIAAVVFVIAYLFSPMQSVIAQDAQPAEPPAAETEPPDAEAEENGSEQLDPETDTAEEGDAQPAEPPAAEAEPPDAEAEPAQEEEEGGSERLNPETDVPEEGMVIGDGDDMSIVDNFVQIHGNALIKFEDVILRADNVWADFDENLLRASGNVHLKVGNEETYSDELIFNLENKKGIARNGFTYSDPWYFGGSEIFKIEEDRSYIRGATLTTCSLKHPHYYFSVTEVIVRMNQELIAKNIVLRIGGFPLFYFPAIRRDLRKGKVAKIIVKIGTDSYQGPYLSIIQPIARKRRYDGALLYDRSARRGQGYGFEGKYRFSDTKFQEIYIPIPPDVTPNQRTKLQEKAQELQDRLDGEYDRYWLKQIFLEYKITDADIARAREQAEELLKQLQEEDADFAELAQRSSDHSDTRYEGGDLGFLALGETDEDGEPILDPTLEAAAFTLPEGEISAIVQTESAFHILKADQIVDVYGEREVKLRRIDIAITASGDTKDALRVLADDMLQRAHEGEPFEQLVQISSDMMESLSDDFADVAQPALSEVNEGKGLPLNEMESSWQSSVRRLEKPGDVIERRPITMPEGLYIFQLIRKEETPTFEVIAAEFEAEWETFYEDVMNPAPEETEEGTETDKTPQDTTEDIQLQETDTAPTDEAPVQEAETTGMDDGQNVEQNETDDGDSAQSAEQNEVEVDTQDGAVPNQNGTDPEDLITEGDTGEDAENLTAEGDIGEDAEEDAGEDAEGEEELKIYRKHGFRGRWEDPSPVASEAQSLYAGDLGRRPIQTKKSFRLIKVDRKRTYRGDFYIYAKDVYSGQRQSAVRTGNNLIARWAHTHSIYTPWDNRQEGRRPISFTGRTELRSQSYKEEYELPAQSTLNSFAILTYGTGLSTFDLEDLDANGNLKFSRETIGDITSRLEIRHIHDFTGEGTRSLQKLPRLTVNFSRMRLSAFPLFETLNDSMLTVAEKFETEKPFLSMLSFPTLESTSVDLDIELGNFFREVFRNKDGEEERDVFLKTMDLGFDVRKQSTLLITPLRELQLSLNLNSNTVWHDRDQDENKNIFRSVFSFNGSATNTLFRIYNVGFVPGLRKLRHEIQSSLRYDYQPAVDRDENLYPFGPSTYFYERKRLTYSFNTGIEIKTRRSQSPHRILYFDTRLTADFTEFDPLDERQFEPIESDFTIVPLPSRNLNMTFRFTHDPNPHPDDGKQFKMVGFRSNIRYTRQSWNVSIGSSFSKRHTARRASRSITATGRYRLSRNLEFNASLIYYPIDGQFYQQRLSMTRNLHDWNLRISWSRIGIKREPPYDNVRQDFTFQVNLIQEPAVSMGVGYDATTETWGIRTLPAGTPYNAFGAGNSLGRSYF, encoded by the coding sequence GTGAGAAAGAGCGGTTCCGATTTGCCTATCCATCACCAGCATCAATATGCAAACGCAGTGTCCCTTTGTGAAACAAACCCGCCGTCGCGAATACGCACCTTGCTCGTTTTCATGCTGAAGTGTGTGTGCATAGCGGCAGTCGTATTCGTCATTGCATATCTCTTTTCCCCAATGCAATCGGTTATAGCGCAAGACGCACAACCCGCTGAGCCACCTGCTGCTGAGACAGAGCCACCCGATGCCGAAGCGGAAGAGAATGGTTCAGAACAGTTGGATCCTGAGACTGATACCGCCGAAGAAGGCGACGCGCAACCCGCTGAGCCACCTGCTGCTGAGGCAGAGCCACCCGATGCCGAAGCGGAACCGGCACAAGAGGAAGAAGAAGGTGGTTCGGAACGGTTAAATCCGGAAACTGATGTCCCCGAAGAAGGCATGGTCATCGGCGATGGCGACGATATGTCTATCGTTGATAATTTCGTTCAAATTCACGGGAATGCTCTCATCAAATTTGAAGATGTCATCTTGCGGGCGGATAATGTCTGGGCGGATTTCGACGAGAATCTGTTGCGGGCATCAGGGAACGTTCATCTCAAGGTCGGCAATGAAGAGACCTACTCCGATGAACTCATCTTCAATCTTGAAAACAAAAAAGGGATTGCACGCAACGGCTTCACATATAGCGACCCGTGGTACTTCGGCGGGAGTGAAATCTTTAAAATAGAGGAGGATCGCTCCTATATCCGAGGCGCGACGTTGACCACCTGTTCACTGAAACACCCACACTACTATTTCAGCGTCACCGAAGTCATTGTCCGAATGAATCAGGAGTTGATCGCGAAAAACATCGTTTTGCGTATTGGTGGATTTCCGCTCTTCTATTTCCCCGCGATTCGACGTGATCTCCGTAAAGGAAAAGTAGCCAAGATTATCGTCAAAATTGGGACAGATAGTTATCAAGGCCCTTACCTCAGTATTATCCAGCCTATTGCCCGGAAACGGCGTTATGATGGGGCACTGCTTTATGATAGAAGCGCGCGACGCGGACAAGGCTACGGCTTTGAAGGCAAGTATCGATTCTCGGATACAAAGTTCCAAGAAATTTACATCCCGATTCCGCCGGATGTAACCCCTAATCAACGGACCAAGTTACAGGAAAAAGCCCAAGAATTGCAGGACCGGCTTGATGGTGAATATGATCGCTATTGGTTGAAGCAGATTTTTCTGGAATATAAAATTACGGATGCCGATATTGCCCGTGCCAGAGAGCAGGCGGAAGAACTTCTCAAGCAGCTTCAAGAAGAAGACGCAGACTTTGCGGAACTCGCGCAGCGTAGTTCTGACCACTCGGATACCCGTTATGAGGGCGGCGACCTCGGTTTCCTTGCCCTCGGCGAAACCGACGAGGACGGTGAACCGATACTTGATCCCACTTTGGAAGCAGCTGCCTTCACATTACCAGAAGGCGAAATTAGTGCTATCGTCCAAACCGAATCCGCATTTCACATCCTCAAAGCCGATCAGATTGTTGATGTCTATGGTGAACGTGAGGTTAAACTCCGCCGTATTGATATCGCTATTACCGCCAGCGGTGATACAAAGGACGCGCTACGCGTATTAGCGGATGATATGCTCCAACGCGCCCACGAAGGTGAACCCTTTGAACAACTCGTGCAAATATCCTCGGACATGATGGAGAGTCTTTCCGATGATTTTGCTGATGTAGCGCAACCGGCACTCTCCGAAGTTAATGAAGGCAAAGGACTGCCACTAAACGAGATGGAGTCTTCTTGGCAATCCTCTGTTAGACGTTTAGAGAAACCGGGGGATGTTATTGAACGCCGACCTATTACTATGCCTGAAGGTCTCTATATCTTCCAATTAATCAGAAAAGAGGAGACACCTACCTTTGAAGTGATCGCAGCGGAATTTGAGGCGGAATGGGAGACGTTTTACGAAGACGTAATGAATCCTGCACCTGAAGAGACTGAAGAAGGAACTGAAACGGATAAAACACCGCAAGATACTACTGAGGATATTCAGCTACAAGAAACTGATACTGCTCCCACTGACGAGGCTCCTGTTCAAGAGGCTGAGACCACTGGTATGGATGATGGACAGAATGTTGAGCAGAACGAAACGGATGATGGTGATAGCGCACAGAGTGCCGAGCAGAACGAAGTGGAGGTGGACACGCAGGACGGTGCAGTTCCTAATCAAAACGGAACTGATCCTGAAGACTTAATCACCGAAGGAGACACAGGAGAGGACGCAGAAAACTTAACTGCCGAAGGAGACATAGGAGAAGACGCAGAAGAGGACGCAGGAGAGGACGCAGAAGGTGAAGAAGAACTTAAAATCTATCGAAAACACGGATTCCGTGGACGGTGGGAAGACCCGAGTCCGGTAGCCTCGGAAGCACAGAGTTTGTATGCTGGCGACTTGGGGAGACGACCTATTCAAACCAAGAAATCTTTCCGGCTCATCAAAGTCGATAGAAAGCGGACCTATCGCGGCGACTTCTATATCTACGCTAAAGATGTTTATTCTGGACAACGACAGAGTGCCGTCCGAACCGGTAACAACCTAATTGCGCGATGGGCGCATACACATTCCATCTATACGCCATGGGATAACCGTCAAGAAGGTAGAAGGCCGATTAGTTTCACTGGCAGGACGGAACTTCGATCCCAGAGTTATAAGGAAGAATACGAGCTCCCGGCGCAATCTACACTCAACTCTTTTGCAATTCTTACTTATGGGACGGGTTTATCAACCTTTGATCTCGAAGACCTTGATGCAAATGGAAATCTGAAGTTCTCACGAGAGACTATTGGCGATATCACAAGTAGACTGGAAATCCGGCACATCCACGATTTCACGGGTGAAGGTACGAGGTCGTTACAGAAACTTCCTCGATTAACCGTGAATTTTTCACGGATGCGCCTCAGCGCGTTCCCTCTCTTCGAGACGCTCAACGACAGCATGTTAACGGTTGCTGAAAAATTTGAAACAGAGAAACCGTTCCTCTCAATGCTCTCGTTTCCAACGCTTGAAAGCACAAGTGTTGACCTTGATATTGAACTCGGCAACTTCTTTAGGGAGGTTTTTCGGAATAAAGATGGTGAGGAAGAGAGAGATGTATTCCTGAAAACAATGGACCTCGGTTTTGATGTCCGCAAACAATCAACACTTCTGATTACGCCTTTACGAGAGTTGCAGCTGAGCCTTAACCTCAACTCAAATACGGTTTGGCACGACCGAGACCAGGATGAAAACAAGAACATTTTTCGGAGCGTTTTCAGTTTTAACGGATCGGCTACAAATACGCTCTTCCGCATCTACAACGTCGGTTTTGTCCCGGGACTACGGAAATTACGGCACGAGATTCAGTCCTCACTCCGTTACGATTATCAACCTGCTGTTGACAGAGATGAGAACCTCTATCCGTTCGGTCCCAGCACCTATTTCTATGAGCGAAAACGTCTTACCTATAGTTTTAACACAGGTATTGAGATCAAAACTCGGCGGAGCCAATCGCCACATCGGATCCTCTATTTTGATACACGCCTTACCGCGGATTTCACAGAATTTGATCCCTTAGATGAGCGTCAGTTTGAACCTATTGAGAGCGATTTTACAATCGTCCCGCTGCCGAGTCGAAACCTTAACATGACATTCCGTTTTACACACGATCCGAACCCGCATCCAGATGACGGAAAACAGTTCAAGATGGTCGGATTCCGTTCCAACATCCGTTACACCCGACAGTCTTGGAATGTCAGTATCGGGAGTTCTTTTAGCAAGAGACATACCGCAAGACGTGCTTCGCGGTCTATCACGGCTACTGGGCGTTACCGTTTGAGCCGGAACCTCGAATTTAATGCCAGTCTCATCTATTATCCGATTGATGGGCAATTTTATCAACAACGTTTAAGTATGACACGTAACCTACACGATTGGAATCTCCGAATTTCTTGGAGTCGAATCGGTATTAAACGAGAGCCGCCTTACGACAATGTCCGTCAAGACTTCACGTTCCAGGTGAACCTCATCCAAGAACCTGCGGTTTCGATGGGTGTCGGTTATGACGCAACGACGGAAACGTGGGGCATCCGCACATTACCTGCGGGGACACCTTACAACGCATTCGGTGCCGGGAATTCACTCGGTAGGTCTTATTTTTAG
- a CDS encoding glucose 1-dehydrogenase, with amino-acid sequence MLLKDRICIVTGGSSGIGRGIALEFAREGARVAVIDKQKAPLRGKYHETDVTTPTVTEIEKLGAQGIFVQTDVADASQVAEAIQQTVEHFGGLDILVNNAGIHIPGGAQDISIADWDQVVGVNLRGVFVATKLAIPHLKQSKFGRIIQIASVHAYGGGAGPAYAPAKAAVVNMVRDTALEIGQFGITVNAICPGYIETAIQDYLTPEQINEALEKTALPRFGLPRDIGRACVFLASDDGEWITGASLLVDGGFAAGV; translated from the coding sequence ATGCTACTCAAGGATCGCATCTGCATTGTAACTGGTGGGAGTTCAGGCATCGGGCGCGGTATCGCACTTGAATTCGCCCGTGAGGGTGCACGTGTCGCCGTTATAGATAAGCAGAAAGCACCCCTCCGCGGCAAATATCATGAAACCGATGTAACGACACCCACCGTCACGGAAATCGAAAAACTCGGTGCACAAGGGATATTCGTTCAGACTGATGTCGCTGACGCATCACAAGTCGCTGAGGCGATACAGCAGACCGTCGAACACTTCGGTGGACTTGACATTCTCGTCAATAATGCCGGTATCCACATCCCCGGTGGCGCGCAGGATATCTCAATCGCCGATTGGGATCAAGTCGTTGGTGTTAATCTCCGTGGCGTTTTCGTCGCGACGAAACTCGCAATCCCGCATCTGAAACAGTCAAAATTTGGCAGAATCATCCAGATCGCCTCTGTTCACGCTTATGGCGGTGGTGCAGGTCCTGCGTATGCGCCAGCGAAAGCCGCTGTCGTCAACATGGTCAGAGATACAGCGTTAGAAATCGGACAATTCGGCATAACTGTCAACGCCATCTGTCCGGGTTATATTGAAACAGCAATTCAGGACTACCTCACGCCAGAACAGATCAATGAAGCACTCGAAAAAACTGCATTACCGCGGTTCGGTCTGCCGAGAGACATTGGACGTGCCTGTGTCTTCCTCGCTTCCGACGACGGAGAATGGATTACGGGTGCCTCTCTCCTCGTTGACGGTGGCTTCGCCGCAGGTGTATAA
- a CDS encoding XRE family transcriptional regulator — protein MSEEIKIEESSGNVFLDIGFSEEEAEYEQLRVDLAFAIYHLLEEQKLTPAKAEARFGLDPSDVSRLKEMDFNFTVERLLMILKRLNRKVEIHIKPSDKTANYQRVFVT, from the coding sequence ATGAGTGAAGAAATCAAAATTGAGGAGAGTTCTGGGAATGTGTTTTTGGACATCGGTTTCTCTGAGGAAGAAGCGGAATACGAACAATTAAGGGTAGACCTCGCCTTCGCAATCTATCATCTTCTTGAGGAGCAAAAACTAACCCCGGCAAAAGCAGAAGCACGCTTTGGACTCGATCCGTCTGATGTGTCCCGCCTGAAGGAAATGGATTTTAATTTCACCGTGGAGCGGTTGCTAATGATTCTCAAGAGACTGAACCGCAAGGTTGAAATTCATATTAAGCCTTCAGACAAAACAGCCAACTACCAGCGAGTTTTTGTTACGTAG
- a CDS encoding SDR family NAD(P)-dependent oxidoreductase — protein sequence MQTNPWGTIRFTDKVALITGGASGIGRATANRLAAEGAQVIIADNDAEMAHKAVAEIQETGGKALFVEVDLADDESVIAAAGAVTEKFSALHVLVNNAAIARSGTIEDGAWIRNWQPETEIGLRGWVLITQHLLPLLKQEGAAIVNLSSEGGFLGRPGGWVYDAIKSALVSLTKTMAYEFVEYGIRVNAIAPGWIVTEMHFGKAPDPAARKKELEETPINSCIMKRRAGPEEIASAIAFLLSDDASYITGQTLHVDGGRWGMSVGR from the coding sequence ATGCAAACAAATCCATGGGGAACAATCCGTTTTACAGATAAAGTCGCATTGATAACCGGGGGTGCTTCTGGTATCGGTAGGGCGACGGCGAACCGTCTCGCAGCCGAAGGGGCACAGGTCATCATTGCTGACAACGACGCCGAAATGGCGCACAAGGCAGTCGCCGAAATCCAAGAAACAGGTGGGAAGGCACTTTTTGTAGAAGTTGATCTTGCTGATGATGAAAGCGTTATCGCCGCTGCAGGTGCTGTCACCGAAAAGTTTTCCGCGCTTCATGTCCTCGTCAATAACGCTGCTATCGCGCGTTCTGGCACAATAGAAGACGGCGCATGGATCCGAAATTGGCAACCCGAAACCGAAATCGGTCTCCGAGGTTGGGTACTGATCACACAACATCTCTTACCGCTTTTGAAACAGGAAGGTGCTGCTATCGTCAATCTCTCATCAGAGGGCGGTTTTCTCGGCAGGCCCGGTGGGTGGGTCTACGATGCAATTAAATCCGCATTGGTCTCTCTCACGAAAACAATGGCTTATGAATTCGTTGAATATGGCATCCGCGTCAACGCGATTGCGCCAGGGTGGATCGTTACGGAGATGCATTTCGGCAAAGCACCCGACCCTGCTGCTCGGAAGAAAGAATTAGAGGAAACGCCGATCAATTCCTGCATTATGAAACGCCGTGCCGGCCCCGAAGAGATCGCATCCGCCATCGCTTTCCTCCTTAGCGACGATGCCTCTTACATTACGGGACAGACGCTACATGTTGATGGTGGTCGATGGGGGATGTCTGTTGGTCGCTGA
- a CDS encoding type II toxin-antitoxin system RelE/ParE family toxin, producing MKDVRWVGDSRDRVRRFPKPARDAVGEALRIAQIGGKHRNAKPLIGVGSGVFEIVARYDTNTYRAVYTVKIGENIYVLHVFQKKSTRGISTPKREIDLIKQRLRIVQEMEGKNE from the coding sequence ATGAAAGATGTGAGGTGGGTTGGAGATTCTCGTGACCGGGTACGGCGTTTTCCCAAACCCGCACGAGATGCAGTAGGTGAGGCATTACGTATTGCTCAAATTGGAGGTAAACATCGGAATGCCAAACCTCTGATAGGAGTAGGTTCAGGTGTATTTGAGATTGTCGCTCGTTACGATACGAACACCTACCGTGCGGTTTATACTGTTAAGATTGGCGAGAACATCTATGTACTTCATGTATTTCAGAAGAAATCTACTCGTGGTATCAGCACGCCCAAAAGAGAAATTGACCTGATTAAACAACGCCTGAGAATAGTGCAAGAGATGGAGGGGAAAAATGAGTGA
- a CDS encoding peptidylprolyl isomerase, which yields MLYKKGVYLTLIVFLISGGISSVYARTFDRIVAYVNDDIVTKRELDVLVNQRAMELQQVYRFSEREALNEAERQRSELLDRLIRQMLLLEAALTLRITVGDTEVEQYIKDFKDKYQIETDAEFERQLNREGMTLAAFREQSERNLKTEKLVMGRIVPRLQIRDSEIQEFFEENRDQLSTKTDKVHLRHIFIAFKPNQADRDAAYENVKKALNEIETGKATFEEVAQRNDTSQQAGSLVKASTEELSEFPKIFQDSLTNLAVGALSEPIEGDRGLYIFTVEKKTDEMIEFRYFIVPLVASPSAIQETRKRADAVYAKLEAGEDFSKLALAHSDDGETRENGGDLGIRSLSELNPKTREVVEPLVSGAYSQPYETELGLHIFRVDERDSPGLAEAEKAQITVILRQQRFQEEWDAYTDKLLENAYIKINLKE from the coding sequence ATGCTGTACAAAAAAGGTGTCTATCTTACGTTGATCGTTTTTCTTATCAGCGGTGGTATCTCAAGCGTTTATGCTCGTACATTTGATAGAATTGTCGCTTATGTCAACGACGACATTGTCACCAAACGCGAGCTTGATGTCTTAGTGAACCAACGTGCCATGGAACTCCAGCAAGTTTATCGCTTTAGTGAGCGCGAAGCACTCAATGAGGCTGAACGACAACGCTCCGAATTGTTGGACAGACTTATCCGGCAAATGCTACTTTTGGAAGCAGCGTTGACATTAAGGATTACTGTCGGTGATACAGAGGTTGAGCAGTACATCAAAGACTTTAAAGACAAATACCAAATCGAGACCGACGCGGAATTTGAGAGACAGCTGAACCGAGAGGGGATGACACTCGCGGCATTTCGTGAACAATCAGAGCGGAACCTCAAAACAGAGAAACTCGTTATGGGTAGAATTGTCCCCAGGCTACAGATACGCGACAGCGAAATCCAAGAATTCTTTGAAGAGAATCGGGACCAATTATCAACCAAAACAGACAAAGTCCATTTAAGACACATTTTTATCGCCTTTAAACCCAACCAAGCCGATCGCGATGCCGCTTATGAAAACGTGAAAAAAGCACTGAATGAAATCGAAACAGGAAAAGCGACGTTTGAGGAGGTAGCACAACGTAATGATACCTCTCAGCAGGCAGGCAGTCTCGTAAAAGCGTCTACCGAAGAGCTCAGTGAATTTCCGAAGATATTTCAGGATTCACTCACAAATTTGGCGGTAGGTGCGCTCAGTGAACCTATTGAAGGCGACAGAGGCCTCTATATATTTACCGTTGAAAAGAAAACTGACGAGATGATTGAATTTCGGTATTTCATTGTCCCCTTGGTTGCAAGCCCATCGGCTATACAAGAAACGCGCAAGCGCGCTGACGCAGTTTACGCAAAATTGGAAGCTGGTGAAGATTTTAGTAAACTCGCATTGGCACATTCTGATGATGGTGAAACACGTGAAAACGGTGGAGATCTTGGGATAAGATCCTTATCGGAGCTCAATCCTAAAACGCGAGAAGTCGTTGAACCGCTGGTTTCCGGTGCCTACAGCCAACCCTATGAAACTGAACTTGGACTCCATATCTTCAGAGTTGACGAACGAGATAGTCCCGGTCTGGCTGAAGCGGAGAAGGCACAGATTACCGTAATACTCCGTCAACAGCGATTTCAGGAAGAATGGGACGCATATACTGACAAACTGCTTGAAAACGCCTACATTAAAATTAATCTGAAAGAGTAA
- a CDS encoding peptidyl-prolyl cis-trans isomerase — MLTRITQSMGRIDCQLRLPVVPLLLLGILATHPVFYSWGDGTVIAEFEWNGKQRITLEEMMQEISELPEYKQRQYADKEGLETYMLLMAESRLILNLARDHKLNEDPEILKKVQDYLHELMVKRITTQEVDDKLTLSDADYMAYYEAHKAEYVRPAQVKLLCITLINKERADEVSAEIKGGKDIAEAAQELSDRGELVGPGANASSPGDTDYFSRDSYPSGTEPFLDAAFSAEIGQVHDDVIAVEVQGQKYFMMFRKDEARDEYQKPFEDEDVHKSVVRKADREKREALMTEWVSKLRERAEVKTYIDRIPEAAPEEPAAESESEESPAATEPEE, encoded by the coding sequence ATGCTCACAAGAATTACCCAATCCATGGGTAGAATAGATTGCCAGCTTCGACTGCCGGTCGTCCCTTTACTTTTACTCGGGATTCTTGCTACACATCCCGTCTTTTATAGTTGGGGCGACGGAACAGTTATTGCTGAATTTGAGTGGAACGGTAAACAGCGCATCACCCTTGAGGAAATGATGCAGGAGATTAGCGAACTGCCAGAATACAAACAGCGGCAGTATGCGGACAAAGAGGGGTTGGAGACTTACATGCTCCTTATGGCGGAGAGCCGCTTAATTCTCAATCTCGCTCGCGACCATAAGCTCAACGAAGACCCGGAAATTCTCAAGAAGGTTCAGGACTATCTTCACGAGTTGATGGTTAAGAGAATTACCACCCAAGAAGTTGACGATAAGCTCACCTTGTCTGACGCTGATTATATGGCGTACTATGAAGCGCACAAAGCGGAATACGTCCGTCCGGCGCAAGTCAAGCTTTTGTGTATCACCCTCATAAATAAGGAACGGGCTGATGAAGTTTCCGCAGAAATCAAAGGCGGTAAAGACATTGCCGAGGCCGCACAAGAACTCTCTGACCGAGGCGAACTCGTCGGGCCTGGCGCGAATGCATCCTCTCCTGGTGATACCGACTACTTCAGTCGTGATTCTTATCCGTCGGGAACCGAACCTTTCTTAGATGCAGCGTTCTCTGCAGAGATCGGTCAAGTCCACGATGACGTTATTGCAGTCGAAGTCCAAGGTCAGAAATACTTCATGATGTTCCGTAAGGATGAGGCTCGCGATGAATACCAAAAACCCTTTGAGGACGAGGATGTCCACAAGAGTGTGGTGAGAAAGGCTGACCGTGAAAAGCGCGAAGCCCTTATGACGGAATGGGTCAGCAAACTCCGCGAACGTGCCGAGGTCAAAACCTATATTGACCGGATTCCAGAGGCAGCACCCGAAGAACCGGCTGCAGAATCGGAATCAGAGGAATCACCCGCGGCGACAGAACCAGAAGAATAG
- a CDS encoding peptidyl-prolyl cis-trans isomerase: MKRTITIFVVVAMTCLLTWKFVQSDSHEEPAPVMDESQVIVAAYKWNGDTHQISLADLNAAIAELPIYRQQNYESRADKAEYLGELIEERLKILRATDEGFDKLSEHVKKLEDYTHQLMVEKLTEMEVDAKVVYTTDDLMAYYQENLGEYVEEAKVRATCITLDDEDLANETLDAIKAGKDIVDMAKELAEAGKFANGPGVNEDDPGNTNFFTKAASARWSEFIEAVFAQEVGEMTDAVFETDVNDETFYLIFRKEEHQPERQQEFDEVKSNVERTIERTKKRERINAWVNEISEKGKLKTYPENIPTPPQPEEAETEESEQ; encoded by the coding sequence ATGAAAAGAACGATTACTATTTTTGTAGTTGTCGCCATGACCTGCCTATTGACTTGGAAGTTCGTCCAATCGGATAGTCATGAGGAGCCAGCTCCCGTTATGGACGAGAGCCAGGTGATTGTGGCAGCGTACAAGTGGAACGGCGACACACACCAAATTTCGTTGGCGGACCTGAACGCCGCTATCGCAGAACTTCCTATTTACCGCCAACAGAACTATGAGAGTCGAGCCGATAAAGCCGAATATCTTGGAGAGTTGATAGAGGAACGGCTCAAAATCCTCCGGGCGACTGACGAGGGGTTTGATAAACTCTCAGAACACGTCAAGAAACTCGAAGACTACACGCACCAACTCATGGTTGAAAAATTAACCGAGATGGAAGTTGATGCCAAGGTGGTCTATACGACTGACGACCTTATGGCATATTATCAGGAAAATCTCGGTGAGTACGTTGAGGAAGCAAAAGTTCGCGCAACCTGCATCACGCTTGATGATGAGGACCTCGCCAACGAGACGCTTGATGCTATTAAAGCAGGAAAAGACATCGTTGATATGGCGAAAGAACTCGCTGAAGCAGGGAAATTCGCCAACGGACCCGGTGTTAACGAAGATGATCCGGGTAATACCAACTTCTTCACAAAAGCTGCTTCAGCGCGCTGGTCGGAATTCATTGAGGCTGTTTTCGCGCAAGAAGTCGGCGAAATGACAGATGCAGTCTTTGAAACTGATGTCAACGACGAAACCTTTTACCTTATCTTCCGTAAAGAGGAGCATCAACCCGAACGCCAGCAGGAATTTGACGAGGTCAAAAGCAACGTCGAAAGAACGATTGAGCGTACAAAGAAACGCGAGCGTATCAATGCATGGGTCAACGAGATTTCTGAAAAAGGTAAGTTGAAAACCTATCCTGAGAATATTCCAACGCCACCGCAACCCGAAGAAGCGGAGACCGAGGAGTCAGAACAGTAG